In Bacteroidia bacterium, the genomic window GAAACTGGTTGCAAAGAATATTCTTCGTACGTTTTAATGCAAGATAAAATACGTTTGGTGTTAACGACTCCGCTCAATTCTTCTTCGCCAATTAATCAACATTTAGCAAAACATGGCGATGGCGTAAAAGTAATTGCTTTGTGGGTGGACGATGCAGAAAAATCTTTTCACGAAACAGTGAAACGTGGCGCAAAGCCTTTCATGGAGCCAGTTACAGAAAAAGACGAACATGGAGAAGTAAAACGTTCTGGCATTTATACGTATGGCGAAACGGTTCACATTTTTGTAGAACGCAAAAATTACAAAGGATTATTTTTACCAGGTTACAAAGCTTGGAAATCAGAATACAATCCGGAAAGTGTCGGACTAAAATACATTGATCATTCCGTTGGAAATGTAGGTTGGAACGAGATGAATAAATGGGTGGAATATTATGAGAAGGTAATGGGATTTGTCAATTTACTTTCCTTTGACGACAAAACAATTTCTACGGAATATTCCGCTTTGATGAGTAAAGTTATGTCGAACGGAAACGGAAGAATTAAATTCCCGATTAACGAACCTGCTGAAGGAAAAAAGAAATCGCAAATTGAAGAATATATTAATTTTTACGAAAGCCAAGGTGTGCAACATTTGGCTTTGGCAACCGATGATATTATTGATACCGTTACAAAATTAAAATCACGAGGCGTAGAATTTTTAACCGTTCCGCCGGTATATTACGATGAAATATTAAATCGTGTCGGAAAAATTGATGAAGACATTCGCGCATTAGCGAAATTGGGAATTTTGATTGATTGCGATGACGAAGGATATATGCTTCAAATTTTCACCAAACCAGTAGAAGATCGTCCGACTTTATTTTACGAAATTATTCAACGTAAAGGCGCAAAATCATTTGGAGCTGGAAATTTCAAAGCACTTTTTGAAGCGATAGAAAGAGAACAAGCGAAGAGAGGAACCTTGTAAAAATTAGTTCTCTTTTTCTTGATAAAAAATTCAAGAAGAAAATATTTTAGCGCTCGAAAAATTAATTTTTCGAGCGCTCTTTTTGTGGTCGGAATTTGTCTTCCAAAAAATTATTTTTTTGAAAACTATTTTTTTTGTCTTGGATCCAAAGCGTCTGTCAAGCCTTCGCCCACGAGGTTGTAAACCGTTACCGTGATAAAAATAGCAAAACCAGGGAAAATAGCAAGCCACCAAGCTGTTGGTGATTGACGTGCTGCTGCAAGTAAAGCACCCCAAGTAAGTGTTTCGGCGGGTACTCCGATTCCGAGAAAAGAAAGAATGGCTTCTGTTAAAATAGCGCTTGCAATACCAAATGCAATGGCAATAAGTACCGGCGAAAGTGCATTCGGAATAGCGTGTTTAAAAATAATTCTGTTTTCGGAATAACCCAATGCATGGGCGGCTTCGATGTATTCCAAACTTCTTACTTTCAATAATTCGGCGCGAATAAAACGCGCAATGCTCGTCCAAGAAGTTAAACCGATAATCGCCATCACAATAAAGACAGAAGGTTTTGTAACCAGTGCGGATATGGCAATGATTAAAAATAAAGTGGGAATGGAAAGCATTATCTCGATGATCCGCGATACGACAATGTCCACAGGGATATTTATTTTTTTAGCGAAATAAGGAATAAAGCCAAGCACTCCGCTTACCATGCTTCCGATAAAAATAATGAACGCCATAATAATAAAAGAAATCAATAATTGTAGTAAAAAACTGCTGAAGGAATCAGCCAAAGCATCCCCCAAAATATAACTGCGACTACCAAACCCATAGAACAAAGCGAGTACAAGAAACAGGCAATTGAAAATTAATTTTCCGCGCGCCATTTTTAAACGTTCGTCTCCAAAATAGCCTGCAAGGGCTCCGAGCAAAATGCCGATAAAAGATGCGATACTCATTGAAACAACACCTACCAGTAAGGCAATACGCGTGCCGTGTATCATCGCAGCTAAAATATCGTGCCCCAATTCATCTGTACCAAGCCAATGCCGCCAGCTCCGAGATTTTACATTTTGAGTTGCAAATGGGCTGATGGAATGCACATTGTTTTCGTCAATATTTTTGGGAAGGTAAGGTACAGGGGGGAAAACGACCCAATCGTAATTTAATTTTTTCCATTCCACATTTTGAAAACAAGCAGGCCATTCGGCGATGCCTAAATCCACTGCATAGGAGCGACATACTGGAAAATAAATTTCACCTTTGTATTTCGCGGCAAGCGGTTTTTCATTCGCTAAAAAATCGGCGAACACAGCAATCACTACTAAGAAAATAATAACACGAAGGGAATAAACCGCAATCCTATTTTTACGAAATTGTTTTTTTACGGTTGCCCAAAAACTTTGTTTAGTATTAGCGTCTACAATAGTTTGCAGCGCAACGTCAATACGTTTGTTCGGATTTATAATTGAAGATATAAAATTAAATTTCATTTTTTATTTTCGTTTATTAGAGAAAGAAATTCTCGGATCCACTACGGCGTATAAAATATCGGACAATAAAGTTCCTGCTAAAGTTAAAATAGCAGTAAACATCATGACAGTAAAAATGATTGGATAATTTCTGGCTAAAAGCGCGTCGTAACTTATTTTTCCCATTCCAGGAATAGAGAAAATGTACTCAATAACAAATGAACCAGAAATCATTGCCGGAAAAACACTGGCAAACAAAGTAATGATTGGAATCATCGAATTACGTAAGGCATGTTTTCTAATAACAACTTTTTCGCTTAATCCTTTTGCACGTGCTGTGCGGATATAATCTTGTCCGATAACACTCAACATTCCGCCACGCATTTGGCGAGAGATGAATGCCAAAGAACCATACGTCCAACAAAATATAGGCAAAGCTAAACGGTAAGCCATTTGTGAAAATTGATATAAAATTGGGGCATCACTCGGAATAGGAGGAGCACCGGGAGATGGGAACCACGAAAACCAGTCGCCACCGCAGAAAAATATAATGAGAATAGTTGCAATCCAAAAGGTGGGCAAGGAATATAAAATAAAGAGTCCAGTTGTAATTACTTTTTCGGAACGAGAGCCTTTGCTAACAGCCGATTTAATACCTAAAGGAATAGCAATCAAATAAGCTAAAATAATAGAAATACTACTGATTAACATTGTCCATTCCATCGCACTCCAAATAACAGAACTAACAGGACGTTTATCTTGATAGGAAATCCCGAAATCGCCTCTTACAAAACCTTTGCTGCGATAACGTATTTGAGAATCATTTACCCACGGAAGCGATGAATACCAAGGTTTATCGCCAAACATCCACAGATGATATTGGTTATTGATTCCGAAAAAATCAATTACGGGAATGTATCTTTTCCAAACGGATTTATTCAGTTGCATATCCGTTAAGGCATTTTTTACAGCGTTGTAAGGACCAATAATATTAAGGAAAGAGGGTGTATTTGAAAAAAGGAAATCGATGTTGGAAAAAATAGTTTTCAGTTTAGCATCGTCGTAATTTTCATACAGCGAATTAATGTAATCTTTTGCTTTATTGATGGCTTCTACGTTTTCCGCTGTTTTCGGCATCGCGTAAAGCGCGTTTTCAAATTTCTGAATTTGTCCGTAGTATTTGGACACATCGCTCCAATTGCCGTACATATACGAGAGGCGATCTAAGTTTACTCTGCGGGAAGCTTTCGGAACTTTATAGAGCGTATCGGAGGCTGTGGCGTTGGTTATCGAGAAATAGAAAAGTGGTAAATCTAATCCTAATTTATGTCGTAAATCAATGTACGCTTTTTCATTAGAAAGTTTATCTGCAACTTGTCCTTCTCCTCCGCTCGAATTTTTATTCAACATGCTATCCACTGGATCTCCAGGCGCATTGATGCTGATAATAAAGGTAAGCAAAGAGATTGCTAAAATAGTCGGAATAAAAATGAGGACTCTTTTTAAAACGTATTTTAGCATTGTCGGTAAATTTCTTTTTTTATAAAGCTAAGCGGATAAATTTACTGAACATTTTTTAATTTGAAACCTGCTTCCCAAAAACCAGGGCGAAGAACAGAAGGGTTGGCGTTTGTAAATCTTTTTTGAATTGCCATACGTTCCGTTGGGGACCATAAAAATATGTACGAAACTTGATCGTGCAAAATCACTTGAAACTCTTTGTACATCACCGCACGTTTTACAGGATCCAATTCTACTCGAATGGAATCAATCAAGGCATCAGATTTTGCATTTCCAAAATTAGTATAATTCGAACCACCATTTCGGGTAGATTCTGTGCTAAAAATTTGTTTGAAATCGTTCGGAACCGGCGAAGCAATCCATGCGCCACAAAACATATCGAAATTGTGTTTCTTGGTGTTGTCGAGGAAAACTGACCAATCTTGAGAAATCACATTTACCTTTATTCCTACTTTTCGAGCTTCTTCTTGAAACATCAACGCCACTTGTTTCCGACTATCATTACCAGCATTCACCAAAAAATTAATTTCCAAAGGCACTTTTTCTCCATTGATTGTTTTGTCTAAGGTTCCGTCGCCATCGCTGTCTTTCCAACCTGCTTTTGATAACAATGCTTTTGCTTCCGCAATGTTATAATCGTATGGTTGTATATCGTGATTGTAATCCAAGGAATCCGACGGATGAACTGGCCCGATAACAGGCGATGCCAATCCGTACATCACATCTTTTATCATTTTGGGAATATCGCACAAATGCGCCAAAGCCTGTCGCGTTTCCACATCTGCAAATTTCGGACGCGTTACATTTATCCCAATGTAGCTATACGCAAGCATGGTAGGCGTGTAGGTATTAAAATTATCAACAATTTTAGAAGATTGCGGAAGATCTTTAAAATCTTTTGGTTTGATGGAATACATGACATCCAAATTACCGGCTTTTAAAGCCACGATGGCACTCGTCATATCGTTAATTGTTTGATACGTAAGTTGAGATGGATAGGCTTGAAAATAGCAATTCAAATCTTTTAATTTATCGCCCCACCAATTTTTTTTTCTTTCCAATACTACGCGTTGTCCAGTTGCCCATTGCGCTAATTTATATGCTCCGCTTCCACTGATAAAATTAGGATCGCGCATTCTTTTTTCCGAATTAAAATCCGTTGCGAAATCAACAATGTTAGGATCGTTGGAAATGCTTGCTGCATCAGAGGTCATTTGTTTTACAGTGTATTTATCCAACAATCCTTTGGGATCATACATGTATCTTGGAAGTATTGAATAATCGCCGCTGGACGGCTCTGCCAAAATGTAAACATGATCGCACACTAAGGTAAATTTCAAAGGGTCTTCTGGATAAAATTTGAAATCGCTGATAAATTCATAATACGATTTATTAGGTTGATCACTTACTCTTGGATTTTTTATCGCTTTCAACGTAAATTCCACATCTTTCGCAGTAATCTGCGTTCCGTTGTCCCATTTGGCTTCCGGACGAATACGATACGTAATAAGCAATTTCCCATCAGCCGTTTTTTTAAGTGTCGGGCGACTTTCCGCCAAAACAGGAACCGGTTTTAAATCTCCAAAACTTGGTGCTACCAAAGGTTGAAAAATATTATTAATAATGTATCCCGCGCCAGCATCCGAATAGTCAATCGGATTCAACATATCTGGATCCGATAATTCATGAATAATTACTTGTGAGTTATCTTTTTTATAACCCGAACCGCACGAAGCTAAAAATGCCACAGAGGCTGAAGCTGCAACAACGAAAAATAAATTTTTATTCAAACAATTCATAGATGATATTGTGGTTTGTGAAAATTATTTTTTTAAGATAGGGCGCAAATATAACATTTCGATTTTATTTTTCCGTTTTTTATAAAACAATTCGATAAAAACAATTGTTAATTTTTTGGATGATATTTTTTTTTACATTTGTCGCTCTTTTTCAAGAAACAGGAGAGATGCCTGAGAGGCCGAAAGGAACAGTTTGCTAAACTGTCGTACGGGTTATTCTGTACCGAGGGTTCGAATCCCTCTCTCTCCGCCAAAAGGGACTTATCATTTGAATTAAAATGTAAGTCCCTTTTTCTATTGCCGCCCGAAACCAAAGAGACTTTATGTATTTGTAACCAATATTTAGCGTACCTTTGCGCCTCACAAACAAAAAAGAGATGAACGCATTTGAGAAATTAGGAATTGATTCACAAACATTAAAAGCCGTAGCAGAACTGGGATTCGAAACTCCCTCCGCCATACAAGAACAAGCCATCCCAGTATTGATTACAGGAACCGCCGATTTCGTCGGATTGGCTCAAACAGGCACCGGTAAAACAGCCGCTTTTGGCTTGCCAATAGTACACTTAGTCAATTTCAGTGTAAAAGATACACAAGCATTAATACTTTGCCCCACACGCGAATTGTGCCTTCAAATCACACGCGATTTACAAAGTTTTTCGAAATACAAAAGTGGAGCCAACATCGTTGCCATTTACGGCGGCGCCAGCATCGAAACCCAAACTCGCGAAATTAATAGAGGCGCTCATATCATTGTGGCTACTCCGGGTAGAATGGTGGATATGATTAAACGCAAAAGGATTAATCTGAAAAGCATAAAAATTACTGTTTTAGATGAAGCCGATGAAATGTTAAACATGGGTTTTAAAGAAGATTTAGATTTGATTTTATCTCAAACTCCTTCCGATAAAAATACATGGCTTTTCTCTGCCACGATGCCTTCTGAGGTATCCCGAATTGCAAAAAATTACATGACTAATCCGCACGAAATTAGTGTGGGTAAAAAGAATCAAGGTGCTGATAACATTGAACATCAATATTATGTAGTGCATGCGCGCGATAAATATTTAACCTTGAAACGTATTGCCGATTACAATCCTGAAATTTTCGCGATTGTATTTTGTCGTACTAAAATTGAAACGCAAGAAGTGGCGGATCAATTGATAAAAGACGGTTACAATGCCGATGCTTTGCACGGAGATTTATCGCAATCGCAACGCGATCACGTAATGAAACGTTACCGCAGTCGTTCGCTTCAAATGCTTGTTGCAACGGATGTTGCCGCACGCGGAATTGATGTGAACAATGTTACACACGTTATCAATTACAACCTTCCGGACGAAATTGAAAATTATACTCATCGTAGTGGACGTACTGCAAGAGCGGGAAAATCAGGTGTTTCCATCGTTATCATCAACATGAGAGAGATGGGAAAAATTCGCATCATCGAAAAAATAATCGGAAAACGTTTTACGCAAGCAAAAATTCCGAATGGCTTCGAAGTCTGTGAAAAACAACTGTTCCACCTTGTAAATAAAGTTCGGAACGTAGATGTAAATGAAAAAGAAATCGAAAAATATTTACCGAAAATTTATGAAGAATTAAACGACATCAGCAAAGAAGAATTAATAAAACGCTTTATTTCAGAGGAGTTTAATCGCTTTTTGGAATATTACCGCAATGCGCCGGATTTGAATACTGACGGACAACGCGGCGGACCAGAACGTACGATTAATAAAAACGCAAAACGTTTCTTCGTAAACATTGGTAGATTAGACGGTTTGGAGGGCGAAGACATGAAAAAATATTTTTCGGACACCGCAAATATTGAGCAAAATTTAATTTTAAGTGCAGACGTAAAAAATAGTTTTTCGTTTATTGAAGTAGATGAAAAAGCAGCAGATACCTTGGTAGCAGCTTTCGGTAACCAAAGTTACAATGGCAGACCAGTAAAAATAGAAGTAGCAGCACGTTCCGAATGGAAAGAAAGAGCTCCGAGAGAAGGCGGCGGCGGTTATGGTGGTGGCGGAGGTCGTAGAGAGTACGGCGGTGGTGGAAGATCGTACGGTGGAAATTCAAGAGGAGGAGAAAGAAGCAGTGGTGGTGGCGGAGGTTATGCGAAAAAAAGCTACGGCAAAAGCGATTCTGGAAGCGGTGGTTATGCGAAAAAAAGCTACGGTGGCGGTGATAGAGGAGAACGTAAATATTCGGATGCACCAAAAAAAGAATATGCAGCTCCTTCTGAAAAAAGAAGTTCAGAATCATCGGATAGAAAAGATAATTTCCGCAAAAAACGTCCGAGAAAAAGTTTCTAAAAAATAATTTTTTCGAACTGATTTTTAACCTAAAATCAATCTGAGAAAATGAAGGATATTCACTGGAAATACAAATCGTTCGACGAATTAACGAAGTACGAATTGTATTTCCTGCTTGCTTTACGCGCCGAGATTTTTGTGGTGGAACAAGAAATTGCGTACCAAGATTTAGATCAAAAAGATTTTTCTTCCTTTCATTTATTGGGCACAAATACTGTCGGCGATTTAATCGCGTACGCGCGCATTTTGCCTGCCGGAATTTCCTATCCAGAAATCTCCATCGGCAGAGTTGTTGTTTCAAATAAATACCGTGCAAAAGGATTAGGAAGAACTTTGATGAATCAATGTTTTCAATACATTGAGCAACAATATGGAAATGTTCCTATTCGTATTTCTGCACAAGTTTACCTCGAAAAATTTTATCAATCGTTGGGATTTAAAAACCAAAGTGATTCCTATATGGAAGATGGAATTCCGCATGTAGAAATGCTCCGCGAATAATAAGTTTTCAAACACCTTTTTAGAAGCAGAAAAAGCACTTCAAAAAAATAATTTTTCGAAGGCAAAATTCTTCTTTAACTATTCTTTTAAATAAATGCGTAATTTCGCGTCCTTATTTCATTCAAAAAAATGCGGATTTTTTACGATTTAGGAAGATATTATATAATGATGGGCAGGGTTTTTAAAAAGCCCGAAAAATATTCTATTTACCGCAAGCAAATCCTTATAGAAATTGACAAACTCGGCGTTGGTTCCTTGGGTATTGTTGCCATCATTTCTTTTTTTATGGGCGCGGTTATTACCATTCAAGCTGCTTTCGGATTTACAAGTCCGTGGGTGCCCATTTACGCCATTGGTTTAACCACGCGCGATTCCATTATTCTCGAATTTTCTCCTACCATTGTCAGTTTAATTTTAGCCGGAAAAGTAGGTTCCAATATTGCGTCTGAAATTGGTACGATGAAAGTAACAGAGCAAGTAGATGCACTTGAAATAATGGGAATTAACTCTGCCGGATATTTAATTTTACCGAAAATTATCGCTACCGTTTTTATCAATCCATTTTTGATTTTAATTAGTATGGCGCTCGGTATTTTTGGCGGCTGGATTTGCGGAATTGGCACGCACGTGGTAACTTCTTATCAATATGTGTATGGCGTTCAGTATGATTTTAATCCTTTTAACATTGTCTACGCGCTCATCAAAACAATGGTTTTTGCGTTTATTATTACAACGGTTTCTGCGTACCACGGTTATTATACCGAAGGCGGAGCCTTGGAAGTAGGACGTTCCAGCACAAAAGCGGTAGTGTACAGCAGCATTTTAATTTTGGTTTTCAATTTTATTTTAACCCAATTGTTGTTGGCATGATAGAAATAAAAAATATTTCCAAAGCATTTGCCGGCAGAGAAGTGTTGAAAGATATTTCCTTCACATTTAAACAAGGAAAAACAAATTTAATTATCGGCGAAAGCGGTTCCGGAAAAACGGTGTTGATGAAATGTATGGTGGGACTTCATAAAATCGATAAAGGCGAAGTTTTGTACAACAACCGCAGTTTTTTTGAGTTGCGTTTTGATGATAAAAAATCCATCCGTAAAGAAATAGGAATGCTTTTTCAAGGTGGCGCTTTGTTTGATTCGCAAACGGTAGAAGAAAATGTGGTGTTTCCACTTTCCATGTTTACAGATATGAGCGAATCTGAAAAACGTGATCGCGCCAATTTTTGTCTTTCCCGCGTCAATCTTGTGAATGCGAACAATCGTTATCCTTCTGAAATTAGCGGAGGAATGAAAAAACGTGTTGCCATTGCGCGTGCGATTGCGATGCAGCCAAAATATTTATTTTGCGATGAGCCCAATTCTGGCTTGGATCCGCGCACTTCCATCGTAATTGATAATTTGATAAAAGAAATTACGGAAGAATACAACATCACCACTATTGTGATTACGCACGACATGAATTCGGTGATGGAAATTGGCGATCACATTATGTTTATTTACCAAGGCGCCAAATGGTGGGAAGGCACCAACAAAGAAATTCTTTCGGCAACCAATCCCGAGTTGATTGATTTTGTGTACGCTTCCAAATTCATGAAAGAATTACGGAAATTATAGTTCAAAAAATTATTTTTTCGGATGCCTTTTTTCAACCTATTTTTTCCATTCAAAAAAATATTTTTTCAACTCTTTATTTTCTTGCGATAGTTAAGACTTTTAGAAAGAATTTTGAGTCCGCGATTTCTTAAATTGATAGATTGTTCGATGTCTTCCGTTTCGTTCATTTGCAAACTGTAGGCATCCACCACACTTTTGTGAGAAATAATTCCGACCAATTTATGTCCGCTTTCGTCCGAAATTACAGGGATGATGTCGGCTTTGGATTTTGCCATCATCGAGACAGCTTCGTTCAATAAAGAATGTTCCGAAATAGTAACAAAAGCATGTTGGATTAATTCGTTGATGGTTGTTTCCGACGACAGTGCCGAGTTTTTAATATCCTGTAAAGTAACAATACCGATTGGTTTTTCGTCTTCGTCTACTACCGGAAAAGCAGATTGAGTTTCTTCTACGCGCTCCGCACGAATGATTTCGCGGACTTCAGCCAAGGTATAATTGTTAGACAAAGCAATACTATTTTGCAACATCATCTTTCCGACATTCAATCGTTCTAAAAAATTAGAAGTATAAACGGTTGGCACTTTCACGCCTCTGCGAGCAATTTTTTCGGTCATAATGGTATTTTCCATTAAAAAGAAAGAGACGAAATAAGCGGCAGTACATCCGCCAAGCAATGGCAATAAAGCATTCGGCTGCATCGTCGCTTCAAAAGCAAAAACAATAGACGTAAGTAAAGCTCTGGAAGCTCCTGAAAAAATGGCTGCCATACCTACCAGTGCTGCCATACGAACATCTAATCCTATTTGTGGAAACAACAAAAGTATACCTGCTCCCGCCAAAGCGCCAGCTCCTCCACCAATGGTGAACAAAGGCGCAAGCGTTCCGCCAGAAGTGCCGCTACCCAAAGCAATCGACCAAGAAATAAATTTGAAGACACACAAAGAAACCAACAATTGCATCGAAAAACTTCCAGCTAAAATGTTTCGAATGTTATCGTATCCGACACCCATTGTGTGGGGATAAAAATAACCGATAAATCCAACAGCCAAACCGCCTAAAGCTGGCCACCACATCCAGTGTACTGGTATTTTTTCAAACCAATCTTCAATTAGGTAAACAATTTTTGTGGCACCTACTGAAAGAACTCCAATGATTAATCCGATAAAAACATAGCACGCAATTGCCATCGAGCTGGGTGCTGCTAAATTCGGCATCGCGAAAACAGCTCCTGTACCCATCAATGCCATGTGCATGGCAGCTCCCATAGCACTTGCAAGCGCAACAGGAATA contains:
- the hppD gene encoding 4-hydroxyphenylpyruvate dioxygenase, whose product is METQNNHTEIEKIYKTAGDFLPLNGTDYIEFYVGNAKQAAHYYKTAFGFQSLAYKGLETGCKEYSSYVLMQDKIRLVLTTPLNSSSPINQHLAKHGDGVKVIALWVDDAEKSFHETVKRGAKPFMEPVTEKDEHGEVKRSGIYTYGETVHIFVERKNYKGLFLPGYKAWKSEYNPESVGLKYIDHSVGNVGWNEMNKWVEYYEKVMGFVNLLSFDDKTISTEYSALMSKVMSNGNGRIKFPINEPAEGKKKSQIEEYINFYESQGVQHLALATDDIIDTVTKLKSRGVEFLTVPPVYYDEILNRVGKIDEDIRALAKLGILIDCDDEGYMLQIFTKPVEDRPTLFYEIIQRKGAKSFGAGNFKALFEAIEREQAKRGTL
- a CDS encoding ABC transporter permease; the protein is MKFNFISSIINPNKRIDVALQTIVDANTKQSFWATVKKQFRKNRIAVYSLRVIIFLVVIAVFADFLANEKPLAAKYKGEIYFPVCRSYAVDLGIAEWPACFQNVEWKKLNYDWVVFPPVPYLPKNIDENNVHSISPFATQNVKSRSWRHWLGTDELGHDILAAMIHGTRIALLVGVVSMSIASFIGILLGALAGYFGDERLKMARGKLIFNCLFLVLALFYGFGSRSYILGDALADSFSSFLLQLLISFIIMAFIIFIGSMVSGVLGFIPYFAKKINIPVDIVVSRIIEIMLSIPTLFLIIAISALVTKPSVFIVMAIIGLTSWTSIARFIRAELLKVRSLEYIEAAHALGYSENRIIFKHAIPNALSPVLIAIAFGIASAILTEAILSFLGIGVPAETLTWGALLAAARQSPTAWWLAIFPGFAIFITVTVYNLVGEGLTDALDPRQKK
- a CDS encoding ABC transporter permease subunit is translated as MLKYVLKRVLIFIPTILAISLLTFIISINAPGDPVDSMLNKNSSGGEGQVADKLSNEKAYIDLRHKLGLDLPLFYFSITNATASDTLYKVPKASRRVNLDRLSYMYGNWSDVSKYYGQIQKFENALYAMPKTAENVEAINKAKDYINSLYENYDDAKLKTIFSNIDFLFSNTPSFLNIIGPYNAVKNALTDMQLNKSVWKRYIPVIDFFGINNQYHLWMFGDKPWYSSLPWVNDSQIRYRSKGFVRGDFGISYQDKRPVSSVIWSAMEWTMLISSISIILAYLIAIPLGIKSAVSKGSRSEKVITTGLFILYSLPTFWIATILIIFFCGGDWFSWFPSPGAPPIPSDAPILYQFSQMAYRLALPIFCWTYGSLAFISRQMRGGMLSVIGQDYIRTARAKGLSEKVVIRKHALRNSMIPIITLFASVFPAMISGSFVIEYIFSIPGMGKISYDALLARNYPIIFTVMMFTAILTLAGTLLSDILYAVVDPRISFSNKRK
- a CDS encoding ABC transporter substrate-binding protein, with the protein product MNKNLFFVVAASASVAFLASCGSGYKKDNSQVIIHELSDPDMLNPIDYSDAGAGYIINNIFQPLVAPSFGDLKPVPVLAESRPTLKKTADGKLLITYRIRPEAKWDNGTQITAKDVEFTLKAIKNPRVSDQPNKSYYEFISDFKFYPEDPLKFTLVCDHVYILAEPSSGDYSILPRYMYDPKGLLDKYTVKQMTSDAASISNDPNIVDFATDFNSEKRMRDPNFISGSGAYKLAQWATGQRVVLERKKNWWGDKLKDLNCYFQAYPSQLTYQTINDMTSAIVALKAGNLDVMYSIKPKDFKDLPQSSKIVDNFNTYTPTMLAYSYIGINVTRPKFADVETRQALAHLCDIPKMIKDVMYGLASPVIGPVHPSDSLDYNHDIQPYDYNIAEAKALLSKAGWKDSDGDGTLDKTINGEKVPLEINFLVNAGNDSRKQVALMFQEEARKVGIKVNVISQDWSVFLDNTKKHNFDMFCGAWIASPVPNDFKQIFSTESTRNGGSNYTNFGNAKSDALIDSIRVELDPVKRAVMYKEFQVILHDQVSYIFLWSPTERMAIQKRFTNANPSVLRPGFWEAGFKLKNVQ
- a CDS encoding DEAD/DEAH box helicase, whose amino-acid sequence is MNAFEKLGIDSQTLKAVAELGFETPSAIQEQAIPVLITGTADFVGLAQTGTGKTAAFGLPIVHLVNFSVKDTQALILCPTRELCLQITRDLQSFSKYKSGANIVAIYGGASIETQTREINRGAHIIVATPGRMVDMIKRKRINLKSIKITVLDEADEMLNMGFKEDLDLILSQTPSDKNTWLFSATMPSEVSRIAKNYMTNPHEISVGKKNQGADNIEHQYYVVHARDKYLTLKRIADYNPEIFAIVFCRTKIETQEVADQLIKDGYNADALHGDLSQSQRDHVMKRYRSRSLQMLVATDVAARGIDVNNVTHVINYNLPDEIENYTHRSGRTARAGKSGVSIVIINMREMGKIRIIEKIIGKRFTQAKIPNGFEVCEKQLFHLVNKVRNVDVNEKEIEKYLPKIYEELNDISKEELIKRFISEEFNRFLEYYRNAPDLNTDGQRGGPERTINKNAKRFFVNIGRLDGLEGEDMKKYFSDTANIEQNLILSADVKNSFSFIEVDEKAADTLVAAFGNQSYNGRPVKIEVAARSEWKERAPREGGGGYGGGGGRREYGGGGRSYGGNSRGGERSSGGGGGYAKKSYGKSDSGSGGYAKKSYGGGDRGERKYSDAPKKEYAAPSEKRSSESSDRKDNFRKKRPRKSF
- a CDS encoding GNAT family N-acetyltransferase gives rise to the protein MHWKYKSFDELTKYELYFLLALRAEIFVVEQEIAYQDLDQKDFSSFHLLGTNTVGDLIAYARILPAGISYPEISIGRVVVSNKYRAKGLGRTLMNQCFQYIEQQYGNVPIRISAQVYLEKFYQSLGFKNQSDSYMEDGIPHVEMLRE
- a CDS encoding ABC transporter permease, translated to MRIFYDLGRYYIMMGRVFKKPEKYSIYRKQILIEIDKLGVGSLGIVAIISFFMGAVITIQAAFGFTSPWVPIYAIGLTTRDSIILEFSPTIVSLILAGKVGSNIASEIGTMKVTEQVDALEIMGINSAGYLILPKIIATVFINPFLILISMALGIFGGWICGIGTHVVTSYQYVYGVQYDFNPFNIVYALIKTMVFAFIITTVSAYHGYYTEGGALEVGRSSTKAVVYSSILILVFNFILTQLLLA
- a CDS encoding ATP-binding cassette domain-containing protein; protein product: MIEIKNISKAFAGREVLKDISFTFKQGKTNLIIGESGSGKTVLMKCMVGLHKIDKGEVLYNNRSFFELRFDDKKSIRKEIGMLFQGGALFDSQTVEENVVFPLSMFTDMSESEKRDRANFCLSRVNLVNANNRYPSEISGGMKKRVAIARAIAMQPKYLFCDEPNSGLDPRTSIVIDNLIKEITEEYNITTIVITHDMNSVMEIGDHIMFIYQGAKWWEGTNKEILSATNPELIDFVYASKFMKELRKL
- a CDS encoding chloride channel protein, giving the protein MLKRRVSESSTTEGLPIAPSMGETIAGERIHPKKDNIVNKRVFYISMLAIGIGLVTGLVAEGLVGLIGLITNIAFYGRISTAFSSPADNHLGWWVVLVPAVGGVIVGLMARYGSKAIRGHGIPEAMEQVLENGSRIPPAITFLKPISSAIAIGTGGPFGAEGPIIATGGAFGSVIGQILKTTADERKILLTAGAASGMAAIFGSPIAAVLLAIELLLFEFSPRSIIPVALASAMGAAMHMALMGTGAVFAMPNLAAPSSMAIACYVFIGLIIGVLSVGATKIVYLIEDWFEKIPVHWMWWPALGGLAVGFIGYFYPHTMGVGYDNIRNILAGSFSMQLLVSLCVFKFISWSIALGSGTSGGTLAPLFTIGGGAGALAGAGILLLFPQIGLDVRMAALVGMAAIFSGASRALLTSIVFAFEATMQPNALLPLLGGCTAAYFVSFFLMENTIMTEKIARRGVKVPTVYTSNFLERLNVGKMMLQNSIALSNNYTLAEVREIIRAERVEETQSAFPVVDEDEKPIGIVTLQDIKNSALSSETTINELIQHAFVTISEHSLLNEAVSMMAKSKADIIPVISDESGHKLVGIISHKSVVDAYSLQMNETEDIEQSINLRNRGLKILSKSLNYRKKIKS